A genome region from Hevea brasiliensis isolate MT/VB/25A 57/8 chromosome 9, ASM3005281v1, whole genome shotgun sequence includes the following:
- the LOC110654752 gene encoding cucumisin — protein sequence MAKSTLLSLLYPLLLAALFMHGHGQEKKVHIVYMGDLPRGDFSAESTHHSMLESVLGSTLSAKESLIYSYGRSFNGFAAKLSDEEVGRLSEMDGVISVIPNHILKIHTTRSWDFMGFSEGKLSGSQEGNVIIGLLDTGVWPESESFIDTGMGPPPSKWKGTCQGEGNFTCNNKIIGARYYNSENWYFETDFKSPRDSEGHGTHTASTAAGRKVQGASYFGLAEGVARGGVPYARIAVYKVCWSFGCATADILAAFDDAIADGVDIVSVSLGAPWPFPYMEDPIAIGSFHAMRYGILTSNSAGNSGPYPYSVSNFAPWTLTVAASTIDRKFVASVVLGNGKVFTGLSINNFMLNGTYPLLWGGDAANYSAGADPDIAKYCFPGALNSYIVQGKIVFCETVWDGSGILLANGVGTIMADSEYSKDFAFSYPIPATVITTEDGQQILDYIRSTQNPIATILVGETWKDIMAPSVVSFSSRGPNPISPDILKPDLTAPGVDILASWSPVSPPSIYWRDTRSVYFNIISGTSMSCPHASGAAAYVKAAHPDWSPAAIKSALMTTAYIMDSRKHPDLEFAYGSGHINPLGATDPGLVYDASEADYINFLCKQGYNTTTLRLITGDNSSVCSSTVPGRAWDLNYPTFALAIEDGQPIQGVFTRTVTNVGKPNSTYSVGVYMPSSVSVTVEPSVLSFSAIGETKTFTVKVYGPKIAQQPVMSGAIWWNDGTYVVRSPLVVYNILPGATYSSPYSLTKPQKTPKFEGSSVYHKNGILGHD from the exons ATGGCCAAGTCGACGCTGCTTTCTCTTCTCTATCCATTGCTGCTAGCTGCATTGTTTATGCATGGTCATGGCCAAGAAAAGAAG GTTCACATTGTATACATGGGAGACTTGCCGCGAGGAGATTTTTCTGCTGAATCCACTCACCATTCCATGCTAGAGAGTGTACTTGGAAG TACTTTATCAGCCAAAGAATCATTAATCTATAGTTATGGGAGGAGTTTCAATGGATTTGCAGCTAAGTTATCAGATGAAGAAGTCGGAAGACTCTCAG AAATGGATGGTGTCATCTCCGTGATTCCAAACCACATACTGAAGATTCACACAACGAGGTCATGGGACTTCATGGGTTTCTCCGAAGGCAAACTTTCCGGGTCTCAGGAAGGAAATGTCATTATTGGTCTTCTGGACACAG GAGTCTGGCCAGAATCTGAGAGCTTCATCGATACAGGAATGGGTCCTCCACCATCCAAATGGAAAGGAACATGTCAGGGTGAAGGCAACTTCACCTGCAACAA CAAGATCATTGGAGCTCGGTACTACAACAGTGAGAACTGGTATTTTGAGACAGACTTCAAATCCCCTAGGGACTCCGAGGGACACGGAACCCATACTGCTTCAACTGCAGCAGGGCGGAAGGTGCAAGGAGCGAGCTACTTTGGTTTGGCTGAAGGAGTTGCAAGAGGTGGAGTTCCATATGCAAGGATTGCAGTGTACAAAGTCTGCTGGTCATTTGGATGTGCTACTGCAGATATCCTGGCAGCATTTGATGATGCCATAGCTGATGGTGTTGACATTGTATCAGTGTCCCTTGGTGCTCCCTGGCCATTCCCATATATGGAGGACCCAATTGCTATTGGATCCTTCCATGCCATGAGATATGGTATACTGACTTCAAATTCTGCTGGCAATTCTGGACCCTATCCGTATTCAGTCTCCAATTTTGCACCCTGGACACTGACTGTTGCTGCCAGCACCATTGATAGGAAATTCGTTGCCAGTGTTGTGCTTGGAAATGGAAAAGTCTTCACT GGACTATCCATTAATAACTTTATGCTGAACGGGACATATCCATTGCTTTGGGGAGGAGATGCAGCAAACTACTCTGCTGGTGCTGACCCTGATATTGCAAAATATTGCTTTCCCGGTGCCTTGAATTCATACATAGTACAAGGAAAGATTGTATTCTGTGAAACCGTTTGGGATGGTTCTGGCATCTTACTTGCTAATGGTGTGGGCACCATAATGGCCGATTCTGAGTACAGCAAAGATTTTGCTTTCAGTTACCCCATACCGGCAACAGTAATCACCACGGAAGATGGCCAGCAAATTTTGGATTACATAAGATCCACACA GAATCCAATCGCAACTATTCTGGTTGGTGAGACGTGGAAGGATATCATGGCACCTTCCGTTGTATCATTCTCTTCTAGAGGACCCAACCCTATCAGCCCGGACATTCTCAAG CCTGATCTCACAGCCCCTGGTGTGGACATTCTTGCTTCCTGGTCTCCTGTGTCACCACCTTCCATCTATTGGAGGGACACCAGGAGTGTATACTTCAACATAATCTCTGGTACATCTATGTCTTGCCCACATGCTAGTGGTGCTGCAGCTTATGTAAAGGCGGCCCACCCTGACTGGTCTCCTGCTGCCATTAAATCCGCCCTCATGACAACAG CTTATATAATGGACTCAAGGAAGCACCCAGATCTTGAATTTGCTTACGGGTCTGGTCACATCAATCCACTGGGCGCAACAGACCCTGGACTTGTTTATGATGCATCTGAAGCAGATTACATTAACTTCTTATGCAAACAGGGTTACAACACTACCACTCTCAGACTGATCACTGGGGACAATAGCAGCGTTTGCAGCAGCACGGTGCCTGGAAGAGCCTGGGATCTTAATTACCCGACTTTTGCCCTCGCCATTGAAGATGGGCAGCCAATTCAGGGAGTGTTTACAAGGACAGTTACAAATGTTGGGAAACCAAATTCAACCTACAGTGTGGGTGTCTACATGCCAAGCAGTGTTAGTGTGACCGTGGAGCCTTCTGTCCTATCATTCTCTGCCATTGGAGAGACAAAAACATTCACAGTGAAAGTGTATGGCCCAAAGATTGCACAGCAGCCAGTCATGTCAGGCGCAATCTGGTGGAACGATGGGACGTATGTGGTGAGAAGTCCACTAGTTGTATACAACATTTTACCCGGTGCTACTTATTCTTCTCCCTACTCCTTGACCAAGCCACAGAAAACACCTAAATTCGAAGGTTCTTCGGTGTATCACAAGAATGGCATCCTCGGACATGACTAG